DNA sequence from the Dunckerocampus dactyliophorus isolate RoL2022-P2 chromosome 4, RoL_Ddac_1.1, whole genome shotgun sequence genome:
ctttttttctttttttttcctctactggtcaacattcaaactggacgccaacctgtctatagaggccacctgtctatagcggccacttttgcagactccctttagcggctgctatagacaagtttgactgtatataataaatgaCCACGTGCTCAAAGAGCGCTAcatttttctttccactttctcaagcactccaaatcatgcatccatccatttttctatgccgcttatcctaattagcgTCGAgggcgtatgctggagcgtatcccagctgactctgggcgagaggcggggtacaccctggactggtcgccagccaatggcagggcacatgtagacgaacaaccattcacactcacattcatacctatgggcaatttagagtcgccaattaacctaacatgcatgtttttagaatgtgggaggaaaccggagtacccggagaaaacgcacgcacgcacggggagaacatgcaaactccacacagagatgcccgatctcctgactgtgtggccaacatgctaaccactaaaccacGGCCCCACTCAAAATCatgttaaagttaaaaaaaacatgttatataaaattactttttacatttctgaAATAATAATGTCAATGTAATGCAAAACTAACTCAAATAAGCGTCATAGTCAAATGTTAACAATGTTATTGTATTAGTTTGTTTATATTCACTGGCAATTTTCAAAACTACAAgaacataaaacacacaaaacagtaaacaatttgtaaaatttttttattttttatttttaactgaaacacaaccatttttttcatacaaaaaaCAAGCTTAGAACTACAAAACTACACAAGAGTATTAGcactacacacaaaaaaaacccttctgTTACAAGAAGAGGAGAATTTGACTTGACTCACTTGTTAAAATGAAGTCTTTATtctgaaatataataataatatacagtacatgccaaaagtttggacacacacaacataactgatggtcccaaccccattaataaggcaagaaattcctctaagtaaccctgacaaggcacacctgtgaaatgaaaaccatttcaggtgactcattgagagaacaccaagggtttgcagcgctctCAAAAACGCAAagggtggctactttgaggaatctaaaagATAAGActtatttagaattatttcacactttttttgttaagtacataattccacgtgtgttcattcatagttttgagaatctacaatgtagtcataaaaataaagaacacGCATTGGATGAGGTGTGTCCCAACAtttggcatgtactgtataagaaGTTTATACAACAGCGATTGTTTATGTCGTTCACCATTCATTTTTATCTACttaatgtgatgtaatgtaaATTCATTTTTCACTTGCAGAAAACTGAAGAGTTTCAAACTACATCAACCATGAGCAGAACACTGCTATTGCTCCTGTCTGCTCTCTGCTACTCCCTAGCGGACAATGTAAGTAGTACACTTACTGTTTACTGCCCATGAAACAGTAAGTGAAGTGTGATAATCTCCAAACTTGCCTGTTTAATGTATATGTTTAAACTTAAGTGTCGTAAATATCATATACAACTTGTATGGCCTGTGAAAAAGTCTTTAGCCTCAGAGCAAACATTTAGTCAGCTTAGTAAATTCTCACATTTTGAACAAAACGAATAACAAGAAGTGTGTGGTTAGCTAGCTTAAAGGCAGAGAGAAATACCAATGTTTAACCCCCAGTATCTATGAGGGACAaccaacatttttgcttttatgtttttgtaGGTAGAGCTGTTCCGTTCCAAGAGAGGAACTCGTTTTTACCGAGGTGAGCCTAAGCGGCAGCCAGCTAGACGGACAGTTTTCATTGTTCATGTCCAGAAGCCTTCACCTTCCTTTGACACATCCTGTGAGACCCACCactctttttgtttgtctttcctTACAATAACACCTTCATAACCAAACATCACATTCTTTTGTTCCTCTCCATTTTTGTATATGTAACAATCACTACTGTTGAATCGGTTTGTCTTCCATTTTGATTGGCTCATTgtttgtgcgcgtgtgtgtgtcttctcaGCACGTTGTGTGGATAGTGAGACGTCAGCCGTGCGTAATTTTGGGGACACTTGGCTGCGATGGAGGGGACAGCGTGTGGAGTATTGCCATTGTGGTTTAAGAGGACGAGAACTTTGTCACATTGTGCCTGTCATCAGTGAGTGAGACATACAATCACTAGTCTGCTTTCATATCATATTTAATAACTGCAAAGTCAAAACAAGTGTTTGTCTGCAACACTTGTTCTTCacaaaagaaatgttttttttgcttggaaTTGTAACCAGtccaacacaaaaaatgtgGTATTATTAAGCATATATAGAACACAGACAAtccaaaatgaattcaaatgtcCATGGGCAGTGGTCAGTTCAAAGCCTCAGGGCTACAGCCAGGCcaaacatatacagtggtgtgaaaaagtgtttgcccccttcctgatttcttttttttctttttttttttgtgcatgtttgtcacacttaaatgtttcagatcatcaaacaaatttaaatattaatcaatgacaacacaactgaacacaaaatgtaatttttaaatgaaactttttcttattaagggagaaaaaaatccaaagctacatggccttgtgtgaaaaagcgatgtcccctaaacctaataatttagcagcaacaactgcaatcaagcgtttgcgataacttgcaatgagtctcttacagtgctgtggaggaattttagcccactcatctgaaacatttaaatgtgacaaacacatgcaaaaagtaagaaatcagaaggggcaaacaccttttccacaccactgtaaatcaTAAAACTCTTTAGTTTTCCTGACCTTGTAATGCGGCACAATGTGCTGTATATCTCAACACAGACATGGTGTGTCAGCTGACATGATGGGTTGCTTTTTAGTTTGCCTGTTTGCGTGCCCTTTGTCTTCCCCTTTAATTTCTCCTCCCCTGTCATCATAATTTTTTGTTAGCCTGCCTCACTACTACCCACTGTCAGCTTTCTTAGATGTAGTTTAGTCTGAGATCGTTTGTCCCGAGTGAGCTTTCACCATCCCCCCCACATTGATGAATTTGAGGGTCGCCCCTCCCTCAGACAAATTATAACCCCATTGTAGCCAGCCAAGTTATGAGCTCAGGCCACAGGCGCTGAGCCCACTGCTGGTGTTGTCCTCAGCTAGACctcttagaaaaataaatagaagACCTGACTGTCAACTGCATGAAACCATTTTTCCTCAAGAGTTCTATAAAGTCATGATAGACTAAGCATTACTGTAGCATTACTACAGTTGGTGGTACCAAACGACTTCTCTCCAAGTAAGCTTgtcactcacacgcacacaccagtgacctagACAGATGCATTTGTGATGCGGAGAGCTGCTGGAAAGAAGTGTCTGAAAGATTGTTAGTAAGTCAACAAACAATAGGGGGGAAgaattatgatgctaattttatgaTAATGACAGAgtcatcaaaaaaatgttttgcagcTAAAAAATAAGATGTCCTTTTTATTGTAATCTACcagttgttatttcactgataatgaaaacaaatattgaaaaaaaacccttcattTTGTCTTAATAATCTCCTCAAAGAGGTCTTGAAAAATAAGTGTTGTGTTCTATTCAGGGGTATCTTATGTTCTGGTCAATAcggtatattatatagtatctatatctatagtatctacagtatctatatatatatacacacttgtaatatatatatatatatatatatatatatatatatatatatatataaaatgtattcttcTGTCTCTTGCAGACTGCTACATGTCTCATTGTTACAACGGAGGGACGTGCAAGGAGGCCGTGTACTCGTCAGACTACATCTGTCAGTGCCCACCAGGCTTCAGTGGCAATCAGTGTGAGATCAGTAAGTACACATGTTCGTATAtcatgtgttttatttcacttttattgggctccaaactcatccaagcatgccttgcCTTGTTGTGTGCACTGGGTCACAGTCAtgctggaacagaaaagggtcTTCCCCAAACAGtacccacaaagttggaagcatacaattgtcTAAAAGGTGCAAAAACACTGTAatatataattgtttttttttctgaagagTGCTTTCTAAGACTGTTAGACACCACACCCTCTCTGTGAATAATTGCACAAACACCAGTCAGTCCCAGCCAGCCAGTGATGGCCTTTATGGAAACCAGACCCAATAAATCTGATTGCTTTTTTAAGTGTATCATTACACCAATTGGAAAAACACTATATAATTGCAATGAGGACTCCAGTTATGCATTTACCACCCTAAATAACTTCAAGAATTAACCTTCAAATTCTGTTTTACATTCAGTTTGCACttgaaaaacacacatgcacaatcaaACTTGTTGGCATGCACTAAGGAAGTCATTTCAGAGTGATAACATTATCAAATACTGTGAAGAAGTGTTCtggaaacaggaaacaggctTTGTTTGTTCAGAATCAATGAATTACTCTAGatgagctgtttttttaacaccaaacgAACGAGGCACTATCTCATCACTCTGCAATTATTTCTCTAATCTTTTCTTTTCAATAGACAATAGAGAGAACTGTGTTGCTGGGCGAGGAGAAGGGTACCGTGGCACTTGGAGTATCAGCAAGTCAGGATCAGGGTGTATCAACTGGAACGCCACATCCCTGAGAGGGAAGAAGTTCACTGCCAGAAAAGTGGATGCCAGCAGTCTTGGACTTGGCAATCACAACTACTGCAGGTCTGTGGCCCATTGGggtaaaatacaaattcaaagTTGCATTCTGTGCATGCAGTTTCATTTTGTTAGTTAACCACAAATGCATTTTACTTCCACTTTTgcgtttttaacaaaaaaaaatgttgcaaactACTGCTTGACATAAAATGTTGAGTGcaaatctttattttattttattttttgcatctgAAGAAAGAATATGTTTAGTGAACACTGTCAACACTGTAAgccttttttacatgttttcattgcatctttttttggaACAATTAGGAGGATATTGCAAAAACTATGAAATCAATGGAATTTGGGTCAAGGAAAGATACTTACATTTCTGCATGGGTGCAAGTGAATGTGTGCATCCAGTCTTGTCATATTTGTtaacattgcagaaataaagcctttttttggcAGTGAATATGAGTTGTTAATACCAAAATTCAGACATATGCTCTATGAAGGTTGAAATTACTGGCCTACATCCAAAATAGGATTTATTTACCTAAGAGAGGAAGTCATTTTTGTAGGGGAAGTCCCAAAATGAAGAATAAcaacaatattattttaaaaagtgtaattaaataaaatgttgtaatattataaaatatttcaagatattattttttttaaaatgaaacaaaaccaaTATGTATTTTTCACGTGTTTCATGTATTGTTGTAATAGAAAACACTCATGCAGGAGTTCAtggagtttattttcatttattgtgtgattaattcatttattatttttccaggacattttttttctgaatgagaaatcttgtcacagtTGAATCTCaccagatcttgtgacactcctactGTCATGTCTCTGCTATAGCACAAATGTTGGCAGCATAACAAAAGCTGATCTTCTTCTTTCAGGAACCCTGACAATGACAGCGCCCCCTGGTGTTATACATATAAAGGCCCTCAAATTGCCTGGGAGTTCTGTTCTGTGCCCAAATGTCCAGAAGGTAAAACTTCACATACTTGCTGACTGAAATTgtaataattcattattttcaaagaggaaaataaaataattattagatTTTAACCTTCACCGTGTGATCTGTATCAGATAAGTACGAAGAGTGCATGAGGGGCATTGGTCTGACCTACAGAGGCACAGCATCCCTCACTAAAAGTGGCTCCCACTGCCTCCCGTGGGACTCTCCAGCTATCATGCACAAGTACAACAATGCTTGGAGGTCCGACGCCCTCGAAGTGGGGCTTGGAAGCCACAGCTACTGCAGGTATGCACCCAATGAAATACATTCCCATGAAACACAAGCCACCTCCTAATTCATTCATCTTCTCTCAATAGGAATCCTAATGGTGATGAAGGTCCATGGTGTTACACCTACAAGAACATTCAGCTAACCTGGGAGCTCTGTGATATACCCAAATGTTGTGAGTTGACCTTGTTGACCCTTCTCTTATTCTACACTGTGAGTGTCTTCATGTAAAGTCCACTGGAGCCTCAAATTTCCTCACATTTTAGAAAAAAGAACATATTCACTTctatgaaatgaaaaatataatcatGACATCCataggacccccccccccccatgtaaactctacagcaggggtgtccaaagtgacagtaattttacaagaataaagtaaaattattaagaacaaaaaagttgtaatttaacacaaacaacactgtaatattattaggaaaaattgtgttattttagtataaatatttaaagaaaatgaCTATATTtttaacgtcgtaatattatcaaaaacaaacaacaacatgcatcatttcatttttcagtatgtggcccttggtggaaaactttggacacccctgctcagcAGCAATTGCAACACAATAAATTGAAAAGAATCCAGAAAATGTTCCGGTATTTGCAACttctcaggaaaaaaacaacataattgtaaaaaaatggtTAAACGAGAAGGTTTAACATGATGTTATATGCTTATATTTATAGAAATGTATGGAATACTCCAATTATCGCCGCTATTCAATTAACCGCTGAGTCTCCTATAGAAAATAACCGCCGGGGTAACCTCTTCATAtagtttttatttactgtactcCCCAAGATGTCAGTAGCTGCATTATACTGAGGTGTCATGAGTGCATCTAGCAGCTTTATccgttgtttacaatgaactcagcGTATTAATGCTGGTTGAGTAGTTTGCGTACTTACcgctatttcaacattgtttatGTTGCAGTtgtgttgtacaatatactgtacttggTAAACAAATGTATCATGAAACATTTAAGATGATTCTAGAGTTAATACATCTACTGTATTAGCGTAACCATGCTGCTCACCTTTTTCAGTAAGTCGCCCACCCACAATCAACCCTCTGGGACCTCGAGCCCCCACAACCAACAATGACAACAGAGGTATGACAtcatcattacatcatcacatCTCCAGTCAGGTTGTGAGCGTTGTTGAAGCATTATCTCACCACGTGTCCTCTCGTAATAGCGACGTGTGGCCAGCGTTCAGACAATACCCTCACCCAGCCTGCCTTCCGTATGTTCGGGGGCCGAGAGAGCGACATCACGGAGCAGCCCTGGCAGGCTGGCATTAACGTTTACCAGCCTCGCGCACGTCAGTACTTCCACCTCTGCGGAGGGGTGCTGATCGAGTCCTGCTGGGTCCTGTCGGCTGCACACTGCTTTGAGACAACGTAAGAATCATCACAGTTGCATATAGGCACACAAGCCATTTAAACATGACAACCATGCAGCACGCATTGAATCACCTGCTGTTTTCGTTGTTGTTCAGGCATAAACCCTCAAAGTTGGAGGTGATTCTGGGCAGGACATTCCGCAAACAGAATTCAAGCAGTGAGCAGATTTTTAAAGTTGAAAAGTACTGGGTCCATGAGAAATTTGACAGTGAGACATTGGATAATGACATAGGTGGGTGCATTTTGCCTTGTTCTAATTAAGTTTGCCTTCTTCACTCTGACctctttcattgtttttgtttgtaatcAGTTTGAGCTCCTTGCATGACtgaatagtaaagaaaaaacatcctaTTCATCATTTAATTGGATTACCTCACATTTTTACTTAATCATTGGTTAGATAGACACAAGGACATTTATATATACAATGATTACATCAGTAACATCAGTAACACatttgacaacacaaacatgcagcATACACACTCGTACAGTGGTGCTAAAGAGCATAgatactgtatttcctcaactattgtttatttgttatgATGATATAACCTTATTGGGTTATTGGGGTTATAACCTTAACGGGTCACCATTGTATTAACATAGTAATGTCAACTATAGATCATACGGTAAATACAGTACAGCCATCTAGTGGCAACCCCTGTTATTTCATTTACTCAGGTGGAAAAAGTAGCTTTTATTTGAGGTGAGACATTTATTAGTTCAACTGGCAATTAATTGATGCATGGCGCCACTATTTTGAGGAAACGCAATAATAAAAGTTGAAAAGCGCCACAATATCCTCAGGAAATGTTGTGAAATGACTAAAGACTTGTTGCTTGCATGAACTGTAACTTTTTAAAGAGAATCCCATACAGTGGAGAACCACCCTGACATTCTTCCATGCAATCTTTTCCAGCTCTGTTGAAGCTGAAGTCAGACATTGGTGTCTGTGCCGTAAACTCTCCAGAGGTTCTTCCTGCGTGTCTTCCTGATGCTGGCCTGGTGCTTCCTGACTGGACCGAGTGTGAGATCTCAGGCTATGGAAAAGACACAGAGTGTACGCTAAACCCCTATCCCTGAATATTGTGACATGACTTAAATAGCATAGTTATCCAGTGTTAGaggtgatgataataataataatcaacttGACCTTTCGTCTTCACAGTTTCTCCTTATTACTCTGAGCGCGTCAAGAGAGGTTTTGTTCGCCTGTGGCCCAGAGAACGCTGCATCCCTGATGTGCTGTCAGGGCGTACGGTGACTGCCAACATGCTTTGTGCGGGCGACACCAGAGGACTGGATGATGCCTGCAAGGTGAGACTCCCCTGCAATGTTTATCACTGTGGTTGGACATCATATTTACAGCggtatttaaaataatgtatctCACTATGATGTAGTACAGTTTTACAccgctgcaaccacaataatacacatattGTTTCAAGCAAGttgatatatatacagtcatccttcgtttattgcggctaattggtttcagacccgaccgtgataaattgatttccgcaaagtagtataccttatttataaatggaatattttcatatttagcgtgtagaaaacctgtttaggtcttttaaatatacactattagagctctctggacgtgaaataacaccactgtaTCACATTACACTCATctttcccaatatagtagacataagaatagaaaataagacataatataggctCATACGttttagcattgggagagttccttgttgtttgtttttttacttccaggACTTCTTGCAGTGGctgatgtaacattactgacacctagtgaccagtatagaatgctacatatcaacatgtctttcagtgcattttctgaatgtcttattgtattttagctcattttttttgcttggaaatgcttaatttaggtcaaaaatatgtcaaatttgcttaaacatcaTATTGATTGACTAACAataaaaacagtgatggagtgaagctgcgaaattggaAGCAAgatgcagcgagggacgacAGTATCAGAAACCACTTTGTGACCAGCATCACAGTCACCTACAAGACTGGACTTGACCATTTTTAATAAAGCTCTCATGACATTGTTGTTTATGTGCAAGTCATGTATGCATTAGTTCAGCTGTGCTCATTCACGACTACTTTTTggttattcccccccccccagggaGACTCTGGCGGTCCACTTGTCTGCCGCAACAACAACAAGATGACCCTCATGGGTGTCATCAGCTGGGGTGACGGCTGCGGCCAGAGAGATAAGCCTGGCGTCTACACCCGCGTCACCCGCTACATCGACTGGATTCAAAGCAAAATCAAGGCCAGCCCGGTCTGAGTGACAGATGTATGCTTACGATGTGTCTAAATCAAACTGGTGGATGTTTGACAGCAGCGAAACCACTTTTTTAGAGGGCTGACGGGAACAAGAAGGTTGCGAGCGTTAACACAGACGCTCCATGTTTTTCATTGTGAATGGACAGAATATGTCCTCCCTCTTGTTCATCTGTGTTTGTCTTCATGCACGGACATGTTCAGTTGTCTTTTGTCACCCTCCAACATCACCTCTGTGGGGGGTTTCTGAAGTTACAGAGGTTGACGACACTTACGGTATAGACTTATGCTTAAATGATCCAACTCCTAAAACTAATCTGCTGGTTCAGATTTAGCTAGTTTTCAGTTGACGAGAGACAGTTTAGTTTTGTCTTCTCTGTTTCTACACAACACTCCTCCAGACCCCTGGGTTGAACCCAGCATGTACAACAGGCGTCATGTATTATGTCTGTAAATTGccttttgtattttaattaacGGCTTTTTTTGCTGCACAGCATATCtcttaaatatgaataatttgTATTTCCCAGGAAGGGTTTTAGAACTTTTTGTACTAATTtaatatttatgtgtattttatagAGATTTACATGTATTGTAAATAGTGTGTCATATAATCTCATCtggtaaaatacaataaatcatATTTGCAGTTAatactttgtttttaaaaaatgtatttatatatttatgcacacacacacacacacacacacatactgtacctacACTATAATATGatcaaattaatttaatttgaaatcAAGGCTTAGTTAATATATAACTGCTGGCTGTATTACTGACACAGAGGCTGCCGATAAAGAGACTGCAGGGAGAGGAAATGCAAATGGAACCATAGCCCTGAACTGTCCATCATGTTTCTCTGTCTATATAGAGTGTGCTCTTAATCCTTAAACCATTTGCAGCCTGGACACCAAACAAAGACACTGATTTCCTCCTCACTTGAGAGACCTAAATTGAACCCAAATCATGAAAACGGTAATGTATATTTGTTGTCCGATAGGTGGATTTATATCCCTTTAGCCGAAGTGAGCAGGAGCTTTGCTGTTTTATCGAGCATAATTAATATACGGTAATCACAGTGGgattaaatacattttggtgTGCCTTATACAATATTGCTTTAATTCACAGTCAAAATGTTTCCTTTTCAGCTATTTGTTTTTCTGCTTGTCAAGTTTACCAAATGGCTCAAAATATGTGAAATTGTGAATTACGTAGAAGTTATCCTGtcacatttaagaaaaaaaggtgcagtGCAATAATTTCCTTAACTATGTTAAATacttattatatacagtattataaagTTTTTAACTACTAACATCGCCTACTAATGTTTTTAATATTCTAAACTGGAAACACTACTGTGGTCGCTATAAAGCATACGTGCATGTCTCTCTTGTATGCAAAGAGAATGATTTGAATGCGGCAGATTTTCCCTTTATTTCCTTTTCCTCCTTCCATAGTAGAGACAACGTTGTGTGCTGTTGTGTTTCCCTTCAGCGAACCTCATCAACGTTCTAAAAATCAAACCAGACATTTAATTTTAAGtacaaaacatacaacaatAATGAGGATAATCCACAACAAAAAAGGGAGTTGACCTTATTTCctctgtttttcaaaaacgtTCCTTCCTGGTCTTACTTTGGTTATGTCATCACTTACAGGAGACACAAAGAGCACATTGTCACTGCAACCTTGACAAAAAAGTACTACTTTACCCCTCTTTGCCTATCATTTATCAACAGCGTGTGACATggcgtgtgtgtatatacaagCGCGTTCGCACATAAGATGTGTTTCACCTTCTCTCACCTTCCATAATCAATTACTCTCCCTTCATAACAAGATACACCTCAGGATTTGCGTGGGAAATCTAACACTGGACTGGAAGTTAATACACTTCCTGATTCTGTATTTTTACCTTTTGCCACTCAGATATCTACTATATCATTATGACACGATGtaataaaaaacagctttttggcaTGTAGGTAGCACCTGATGGTTGTTTTGGAGACTTTGTGACCCCAAGATGGTACCATTTGTTGCAATTCTTTAACAGAGAGCTTTGGAGGATTTTTTAGTTCTCTTACCATCCTCCTCACTCAGCCTGGTGGCAAAATTCACTTGCGTCCTTGTCCAGGCTTGTTTACCGCTGTTCCAGTGGTTTTAAACTCGTTAATGATTCCTCTGACAGTAGATATGGGCAGGTGCAGGTGAGCGGCTATTTTCTTGTAGCCATTGCCTGACTTGTGAAGGTCGATGCACATCTGCCTTACTTGAATGGtgtgttctttgtttttctttcccatGTGGAAGAGTGGATAAGAGAAATGGCTTCTGTGTCACATCACACTTATACCccaaagaaacaggaagtgatgaattACTAATTAAATGTTCCTCGATACTCTGATCATCTTTGTAAAGTACTGTAGAAATGacagaaatacttcaattacatttatttcctAGGAATTGTTAGGGGTGCCCATAATTGTGGGATAggtcattttatgaaaaataaatatttcttactctgggatttttttattttcttaaaattcactTGAGATGAAGGTTATATTTTTCTCCAATTTTCAGTATGGTCCTATATTttttagaacaaaaaaaaaaaaattagacgcTAAAGAACAAATCTTAACCAGGGGTGCCAATAATTATGGAAGGCGCTATATGTATGCatatacagggtgggccaataaaatgttacCACTATATAATCATACACAAGTTTTTGAAATGAGAAATTCAAAAATCGTATTAACAGATTTGTAACAAAAACGtcaaattaacatttgataCCAAAGGTTTCCCACTTTGTCTCTTGTTTTCTACACAGTTCAATAATTGATGACATGTTCAATCCACGTTCCTCTTCTgtggattacagctgcaacacgcaCATTGAAGTTTGTGATGGCATTGCCACACATTCTGTGGGGATACCTGAAGGAGAGCGTGTACTGCAACAACCCACAGACCAATGAGGCCCTGGAGACCAACATCTGTCAGGAAATTCGGAGAATCCCTCTTGAGGAGAATCCCTCATTGGCAATGTTGCAgcgtgttgcagctgtaatccacAGAAGGGGAGCGTGGATTGAACATGTCATCGATTACTGTACTGTGTGGAAAACAAGAGACAAAGTGGGAAACCTTTgtctgaataaatgagtttttaaatgagatttaaaaactgataGCTCTGTTATACACCGTAGCACAGGTGGAAGGGAGTTCCACTGCTTGGGGGCAAAGGCATCAAAAGAGCATTTTTTGTATCTCATCCTCGAGACTCGGGATTATGAGCGCTGGGCCCTGGGGTGGTGAGGGACAGTTAAAAGTTCAGCCAAGTATGCCGGAGCAAGACCATTTACGGCCTTGAAAACAAACAGGAGGACTTTAAAATGGATTCTAAAACGTATCGGGGAGCCAACGGGAGAGAAAGACAACCGACCTGATATGGCCGTGTTTTGGAGCATTAGCGAGAAGGCGAGCAGCTGCGTTTTGCACCAACTGAAGCCTGCAGAGGAGGGACTGACCTACCCCAGTATAGAGGGCTTTATAATAATCAAGGTCCGCTCTTGACAAAAAGGGTTTCACCTTTGCCAGGAGTGTTAAAATTGGGTGCATTGTGAGGTGAATCAGGGCTAAAAACA
Encoded proteins:
- the plat gene encoding tissue-type plasminogen activator isoform X2 encodes the protein MSRTLLLLLSALCYSLADNVELFRSKRGTRFYRGEPKRQPARRTVFIVHVQKPSPSFDTSSRCVDSETSAVRNFGDTWLRWRGQRVEYCHCGLRGRELCHIVPVINCYMSHCYNGGTCKEAVYSSDYICQCPPGFSGNQCEINNRENCVAGRGEGYRGTWSISKSGSGCINWNATSLRGKKFTARKVDASSLGLGNHNYCRNPDNDSAPWCYTYKGPQIAWEFCSVPKCPEDKYEECMRGIGLTYRGTASLTKSGSHCLPWDSPAIMHKYNNAWRSDALEVGLGSHSYCRNPNGDEGPWCYTYKNIQLTWELCDIPKCLSRPPTINPLGPRAPTTNNDNRATCGQRSDNTLTQPAFRMFGGRESDITEQPWQAGINVYQPRARQYFHLCGGVLIESCWVLSAAHCFETTHKPSKLEVILGRTFRKQNSSSEQIFKVEKYWVHEKFDSETLDNDIALLKLKSDIGVCAVNSPEVLPACLPDAGLVLPDWTECEISGYGKDTEFSPYYSERVKRGFVRLWPRERCIPDVLSGRTVTANMLCAGDTRGLDDACKGDSGGPLVCRNNNKMTLMGVISWGDGCGQRDKPGVYTRVTRYIDWIQSKIKASPV
- the plat gene encoding tissue-type plasminogen activator isoform X4, whose amino-acid sequence is MSRTLLLLLSALCYSLADNVELFRSKRGTRFYRARCVDSETSAVRNFGDTWLRWRGQRVEYCHCGLRGRELCHIVPVINCYMSHCYNGGTCKEAVYSSDYICQCPPGFSGNQCEINNRENCVAGRGEGYRGTWSISKSGSGCINWNATSLRGKKFTARKVDASSLGLGNHNYCRNPDNDSAPWCYTYKGPQIAWEFCSVPKCPEDKYEECMRGIGLTYRGTASLTKSGSHCLPWDSPAIMHKYNNAWRSDALEVGLGSHSYCRNPNGDEGPWCYTYKNIQLTWELCDIPKCLSRPPTINPLGPRAPTTNNDNRATCGQRSDNTLTQPAFRMFGGRESDITEQPWQAGINVYQPRARQYFHLCGGVLIESCWVLSAAHCFETTHKPSKLEVILGRTFRKQNSSSEQIFKVEKYWVHEKFDSETLDNDIALLKLKSDIGVCAVNSPEVLPACLPDAGLVLPDWTECEISGYGKDTEFSPYYSERVKRGFVRLWPRERCIPDVLSGRTVTANMLCAGDTRGLDDACKGDSGGPLVCRNNNKMTLMGVISWGDGCGQRDKPGVYTRVTRYIDWIQSKIKASPV